From the genome of Dioscorea cayenensis subsp. rotundata cultivar TDr96_F1 unplaced genomic scaffold, TDr96_F1_v2_PseudoChromosome.rev07_lg8_w22 25.fasta BLBR01000978.1, whole genome shotgun sequence:
tcggggcctagttgcgcgtgcaatggagtgaagcgttgagaggatcttagtatctagggcttaattgtggctagggaccttccatctggaccaaaggggtaggtctatatttaggaagagatttatcacatggaatccctagagctcattgcgactctatgcgagtgcgaggtgttgagattgttcgatttctcctccgagacatgtatagagttaggcatagttgaccttagatttgggactatgtatgtaaggatttccacgactcaccattgcattaattaggaagcataatagagagttcttgcacttgaagcgatcatcctaggtgaagcattatccgagtaccccattctttatcgattgccttaccctgttcttacttttgctctttcacttgttgtttttattgttgagaattgaatcaatttcacacttatcactattgatattccacatagctaagaatcaaattaagtattttcactccctactccctgtggattcgaccgcgctcacccgggattattacttcgacaagcccgtgcacttgcgggatataagcaaggggaccttgtcagaaaaCCAAACATTGTGGTTTAAAAAGGCATTCCTGAGGCAAGTACGGCCGTGTTCTTGGCCATGCTCTTGACCATGCTCTTTTCAAGAAAGTCTTCAGCACTATTTTGGCTTGAAAAACTCAAAGCCTGTAATTTGCATGGAGTGAAGCATGGGAGTGCTTCTAACCGTTCTTTCCATGCTACACTTCCCGTGCTTAGCTAGATGAGGATTTTCGCGTAAAGTGCATGGCataagcacgggcatgcttcAGCCCAAGCTTCCCCTGTAGTTTGTATTTCAGCACTATTTTGCGCATGATTTGTTCCAAAATTCACTCTTTCATCCCAAGACCTAATTGCCTCTACAATTAAATACAAATACTAAAATTAGCATCAATTTATACCAAAATATATGCTAAACGACAAGCAAATCGTATAATATGGTATGtaaaatgtctatataaaatgcactcatcatttAGTATTCTTATATTGTTGAAACTCAAACTACTTGTTAAACTCCCCAATTCTTGAGCACTTGAGGTCTTGCActttctccacttggtttgtaaagttttatttttgcttgaggagcaaaagcttaaatgtgtgggaatttgatgagtgtacgaCATCCATATATTTTATGtcactttgtacactcatttggcatgaaTTAAagtcatattgtggaattccatgataaatatagtgtgttttatATTGTCAGGCTTAAGACAGCATTTCAAAATGGGAGAGAGCCAAAATAAGAATTTCAGACCTtaaatgatgaagttggagctttctcggcatcatttgaacaagaaaaagacaaaTTGGGTGGTTTACGGGCAATTTACGGCCAACCTTATGGAAAAGACAAACAGTGTTCATGGCAGCTAAGCTCTAGTCATCCAGATatgcattaaattaaatattcattATAATTATTACTCAATCAAACTTTTACAAAGAAAAatgtctttaaaaaaaactttatggaCCAAAATTGATGACTACTTCATCATATGATATTCTAAAATGAATTTAGCCCATTTAATTACTAAAGagttaaaataaagaaattaatttgaACTGCTttgctttttttacttttgtctAAACTAAACATACAACCCAAAGATCAATAGTTTCACATACATAAGGATAGAAGATATTCTAATAGTCTTGCTATTCATGCATAAAGATAGTAATTACATTAACTAAGGGAAATGGGTTCAAccatgagagaaaaaaatctatcCTTGTTCTCATGATTTGGTTTACCAAATCCATCTCCATAGTCAAAAAAATAATGGCTCATGCGTGCAATGTCAATTGCCAAATTAGTGAAGGATCCCTCATATGGAGAATTAATTGTAAAATGGCTTGTATTAAGCTCTTTCCATGTTTCTCGGATTAGATCTTGTAGGTATTCCCGTGCAATCATCTCCGAAACACCATTCTCATGCATGTAGCATTGGATGAATTTCTTCACATCACCTCTCTTTACCTCTTCCTATAATCATAAATGATTCTAGTAAGTTACCTGgttctaataataaaataagtcaTTTAAAACAATcgccacaaaaaaataaaaaagaaaagaaaagataaaatagaAGAAACAATCACAATGAACAACCACTAAGCAACATAATAGTGCATATCTTCAAGGGAAAGAGTAATTTCTTATGGCTAACCCCATTGAAGAACaaataaagcaataaaatacTTTTTTCTGTAACTAgtgttgtaatttttaattactttgtCTTTGACCTTTCGCTTATTATATAAGCCTTTATGTTTATGAATTCGTAGAtttagtttaaataaatttcttttgtttaataCTTGTAATATCTTCTTATTTGGTGAGATATCATATTGTAAGTAACTTATATGTCTCGAACTTAGAgtgaaattttaaatcatatgtaatttttttaaaaaatatacaatatctATTTGTCAATAgccaatatttattaattatctatGCTATTTAATTTATCCTTAAAGGTTCACCATtacaaaaatccaaaataagtGGTTAAAAATTCTACACTAAAGCATCTCTAGTGgtcaaaatgaaaatagaagaaaaaaaaacaactttttatGAGGACAACTAGTTCAACTATGCTCCATGATAGAAATAATGTGATGTGCAAATATAATGTACATGTAAGAAAATTTTGCACACTTACAATTGAAGTTCCAAGATCATTGAATAAGCGAAGAATCAAAAATGATTGACGCATTATGGTTGGATAATTCTCTAAATTTTCTAAAGCTTCATTTGATATAGTTTCACTAgcacaaaaaaatgaataaacaattgCAGGAGCGGCACCAATTGAAATCCATGCATTCTTCAAatactcttttatttttggtgtaTAATCATTGTGCGCCCATTTTGCCTCCACAATGTAAGCTTTGCACAATTCAACCCACTGCGATAATAGGACAAAAGGTCATACATCTGATATAACAAATACTAAGAGCTAGGTTAATTATAGCATgtaaatataattgatatacTGATAtagattaaattaaatattaataaaagtaaacATTAAGAATATTGTATTGATGATAAGTTGAGAGGAGTACTGATTTCTTCAGATATGGAATGCAATTCACATTCTTCATTTTCAAGACCTCATATGCAGTTTCATTTGTTGAGTTGAAGAGTCCTAGAAAACATATTTTCATGTACTTTGGTAGGTGATCTATGTCATTAACATCCCATCtgaatgatgtatatatatgattagtATGCCTTTCATTAAAAATGgatattttctttcaaataataGTTTAGATGATCACCTATCAACGGCAGCAGTAAATAGCTCAAGCTCATCAAGAGTGCCATAGACATCAAAAATGTCATCTATGGTTGTTATCAGACAATGAACTTGGGTAAGTATCATACGataaaaggaaaattttggTTCGGATGCAAATCCCATAGCATAAAGATAGTTTTCCACTAATCGGTCTCGTGAGAAGCTTAAATCTTTATCAACAAGGCCAAGATCAGCCCACCACCTACAAAAAACATATAGCTTCATATTAATCATTAGTTAAATATGCATATAAGCTTCTAGGTCTCTAACTATTTCCTTGTACCTATAAACTGAGtggtcttctataatcaatcattattttatataattatatcttGCAATAGACTTAGTATTAACTCTTAAAACCCCTATGTATTTACGGTCTTTCTGCTTGTAActatagtttatataattttaagttaCGGACAATCATTTCTCATTCATATGAGCTATCTAGGATATGTATTCTTACCGTGAACATTGCTTGAGTTCTCTTTTGTATGTACTTTGGACCATGTTGAAGTCTAACTTGGCGAACTCTAACAAATTAATGTTCATCTTGTCTTCCTTCTCACACATTCCGATGAACCAATGAGTGTGCAACCTTGGCATCCTCCAATGCATTGGCATCTCTAAAGCATGTTGTACACGCTCCTTGAGTATGGGATCTATGTCTTGTTCCTTAATGATAGTCTTAAGGTGTTTGATTGTGAAAACACTAGCTTCCTCCAATGTATCCTCTCCTTCCTTGACAAGATGAGAGGCCTCATATAAGCTAAGCATTCCTTCTATGTCATTGCAAAGACTTAATTGGAAGTTGCCATTTTCACTTTTGAATCTGTCAAAAACTCctatccacaagaaaagcaaaactatcataattcaaaacaatacCAACTAAGACAACTCATCCTtcaattagaattaaaattgCATATCTCAtggataagattttttttttttttttgagaactTTTTAACTCgaattcatataaaataatataataaatcaattaaaagtgCTCATCAATagtttaacctttttaaaatttattcataggTTTTTTTAGAAACAATACTTTTTCAAAACATGGCTCTGCGGAAATTATTTCGACGCATTTgtcaaaaacattaaataagaGAATAATGTTGCAATGGCAAATGGTAAAATACCATATATAGAATATTATGATATATTACATGGGTACCTTCTGAAACCTTGTAGCCATACTCCCTTACAAGCCTAAAGAAGAGTGAGGTGGCAAATAAATCATTCTTTATGAAATTTATATTCACCGAACTATTTATAGTTCCAATTGCTTCCTTGATCTCTTTCTCAAAGTGATATGCGACTCCAAGCTGTCGTAGAGTGTCAATGAACTTTAATTGATGGATGATGTCTTTGTTTTCATGAAGCAAATGCTTTGTAGcatctttcaatttttcaaacCTTGATGTAAATTTCTTGTCCTATATAGCCCATAAAAATAAGTATTCAAAACAAAGACCTAGAGATAAAATGTTAACATTAACATCATAATATGATTTTTCTAACACTAGAgctaatcaaaattatttaataacccCATTAAGTTTTAACTTAggtacataattatttaaaacttttaactgaatttattttatttcttgtgcTTCTTACATCTAAATCCACAATAATCATTAGTCGGTGTTGGGCTAGATCTAGACTCATGTTGTCAATAGGGAATCAGGATGATTCCCAATATCCTTTTGTGCATATAAGGAATGACAACttcttcaatattaaaaaaaatcatttacaatTCTTAAATCTATAAACATCCAGAACCCATATTTAAATGCTTAAATCCTAGCCAatattttaagttaaaaaaaattagttaaaactAAATCATAAGCATAAAtagcaaattttaataaattttacttcaaattaaaaataattaaaataaatgtcttgtataaaaactcattaagttgttattattatataaatttatacaaattaatttatcaacttGAATAAACATAATCTTTTAAACTGTGCAAGTTATGATTACCTCAGTCTCAATTCCGAGTTTCCCGAAATGAAAACCTTACTCAGAATCATAAACTAATAAGTCAAAAAATCATTGGTCAATCAGgtgtcttttcatttttaatattttctagctattttcatatatatatatatatatatatatatattcctcaaATAGATGAATAGGACCACCATGACACCTTACTccctctttttatttaaaaattaaaaatccagGTAGGCAGTATTTCTTTCCTCCCCCCCTTTCAAACCACATCAAGAGTTTCAATTTAAGCGATCAATCAATTTAGACTTTTAACCTGTTGAGGTAATCTTTTTTAAgtatatttctttttggtttgataaattttaattgattattcatataatttgaaatttaatatatacatatatattagattttgCTTTTTTAATATTCTAAATGATACACTTAGTAAATCTTCAAACTCCACCACTGCAAAAACATTGTcaaattaaaaagatattaagttattaataaaaaggCATGGTATGAAAGAATATGTTAAACAATAAAGATAAACGGCGCTTGTtgcctttctaaaaaaataataataataataataataataataaatgaaaatttatgtaCATACCAATTTTTAAATACCAACTtacaaaaaattaagttttttattatataatcttacaagatatatatatatatatatatatcactgcaTTTTATAACATGGCTAGATAATCTGTTTATTCAGTTCTTTTAAAGTGTATCAAGCAATAAAATCTAATACAAATGTCAAAATTTATATCTTAACCATTTCCAAAACAAGGCGAGTGGTAATTAACTCCTTTTCTCCTCAACTGAACTTTTGAGGGTTGGTAAATAAGACTTCAAGCTAATAATAAAAGCCCTGCAATACTCCACTCCGCTGGGGCTTCCACTTGATCTATTTCTCACAGAAAACTCTGAGTTTTTCATCAGGAAAGTTACTAGGAAATCTAAATTAGTCATCTTAACGTTTTCAATTACAAATATAATATCTGATATCACATAAATTTGAGCAACAATAAACTACCATAATGAATCTATAGATCATAATATCTGACATCATATAGAAAAAGAAACTCACCATAAAATGATCATCCTTCATGGACTGAAGATAATCATTAGTCCATAGAGTTGGCTGAAAATTTGCAGATCTACGCTGagttattgaagaagaagaagaagaagaagaagaagaagaagaaaagagtaGTCCACGTGTTGAGCTTTAGTGTTGCTGATCATGTGTGAGCACTTTTGAGCactaataattttcttattgcAGTGTTCATGTCTCTGTGAAAATCTTGGAAAAGAAGAGAGAGTCAGTGCCTTGCTAGCAAAACCAAGTGAAGCAATCTGGAAAAGGGGGCAGGCCATTAGCACAGATTAACTTCACCAAGTTGAATATGGCACACAGCTATTACCACATATTTATAGACATAATTGATTGGGATAAGATGGAATCTTAAAACGTGTGGCTGCCGGTGCCcccaaaatacatatatatattatatatactttaaaaGGAAATAGTCACCATCTCAGACTCTCAATAATTCAGAGGAATGGttgtaaaactaaaaaaatactttgaaaGGAAATAGTCAcaatcttttggttttttttttttggtttttgtttgtgtttgcaAAGATAACAGACactgttgaaaaaaaaaattatagataagtACAAAATACACTAATTACAGTAGTTTAACAATTTGATAAAACTTTATTATATGTGATAAATTAACACGTGAGACAATTAAAACTTGTTAAATGcatccaaaataatatataaaggaTCATAActtcataataataaatttctcctgccatataaatttgaaataatgaaGAATATGactcttttaataaataaccaatgttttaataaccggACCGGTTATCGAACTGGTTAGGCAACCGGTTCCGGtccaaccggttgaaccggccggttcaaccggaattaattttttcaaataaataaatacttaaaaattaaaaaaagaagtaaaaaataacttcaaaaataaagaaaaaataataaaaaaatacaaaattagatatgacaaagttaaattacctttataaggtcacaaagtctcaactttatataaaattaaaatgtttaatatacaaacatacaaagatataactatacaacaaatattaaaaaaataaataattaaataaaatataagtatacaagtatacaacaacaataatgattaaaaaataaaaactaaaccattgaaatgtttagtttaatactttaatatttaactttaatgatttaattattgattagcataaaattataagtttattataataagtttattataataaattaatgataataaatcataatatattaatatcttgcggcattttgttttttatttttattttttacttttttgcctttttgaaatttggaccaatttaataagtttattaactttatttaagtttttaattataaaataaataaaccaattaaataatttaaattaataaattagccggttcaaccggttcaccggttcaacggttgaaccggccggccCGGTTCATTACTATTTTATGTGAGTAATCAGACCGGTTTaccggccggttcccggttcaaTCGGTTCAATCGGCCAGTCCGGTTTGATTTTTAAATCACTGTAAATAACCCACACTAGGACCCAATGAACAATAGAAAAACTACTCTACCGTCTACTAAATAATACTTTACAATATtgaagaatttaattttttccgAAATAAACGGTGCATACACAGTACTATCCCAAATGCTTAACCACTTGCACTAAGCAACTGTTGGCAATAGTCACCATCTGATTTATTTAGACGAATGGTTGTGAAAAATATGGGCTAAACCAAGCCAATTTCGGTGGCTTGCATGAGTCACGTGCGTCTTCTCTTGCCATTAACGCTCCTCCAGTACTGTTGCAAGGACGATTTCTGAGTGTGACAGTCGTACTTGTGAGATTCCCTTGTAAATTAAGCTAAACCAAACCAATTTCGGTGGCTTGCATGAGTCACATGCGTCTTCTCTTACCATTAACGCTCCTCCAGTACTGTTGCAAGATCGATTTCTGAGTGTGACAGTCGTACCTGTGAGATTCCTGTAAATTAAGCTTATGAAAAAGGGCATTCCTTTGTATTGAAAGTGTGAAAAATGTGACTTTGGTGTAGCTTGACTATTCACTTcagttagtatttttttttaatcatttgttAAGAAATTCCATggtaaaaatatgcaaattcACTCCCTCAATTtaagggaaaaaataaataaaattataaaaataatatatgagtttaaatcatatgaaatttcatttttattttttaattattaaaaaaatattattttagtaGTTACTTGTGAATAAATATAAGCTATTTTTTAGAGTTGCCATTTAGGaatttaactaataataatgaaaaaaagcataaaaataaatcgTAACTCATAGACATATATAATTCAACAATATTTTATGgacatatataaacaaaaaaatacatataatttagTTAACATATTTTCCAGgtgtataaatagaaaaacttataatctttatttgtttatttattatatgagtCACATACTTGTAAATTGTaacatttaattaataataaatggatttacaatatatatatatatatatattcaaaggtTAAGAAATGAAGTTCTTGTTATTGTACGTTTTTAGTTATTCCTATaagttattagttattattttatgttaccGTTAATCTATTACTCTTTAATATTATTAGGTTtatgtttatggtttttatgGTTGTAATAATCATTCATGcttattattttgcattgtcGCATATCTATTTAAGTTtctgatgcagcggtatactcgagctgttgattcgcgcacgaatacccagtacaaATCTTtaaaacctgttgatcaaagatagccaggaattggaaaaaaaagaaagtaaattttattactcaagagaataactattacaaaactgatCTTACTctcgcccataggcttacattaaatagaaaaaaaaaacaaagatatgaaaataatcctaaaacggagataattcgaaaatataccaaaaatggtaaattttcaaataccggcaagaaataaaagagttaacaaaataaatgctaacgccataaacggcttacaaatcagagatttctagccaaattaatagcgaaatcaattattactaaaaatagcaaaatcagggtttttgaggcctaaacgatggaatttggccgaaatcatgcatgactcacgagtttgtgCTGCGCAAACTCATGACTTGTGTTcgttggcccgtttcccatcagaccagacccaagaaacccaaaaactccaccgcccggcaaaattactaaaatacccttcagtcacttcgagtcccacttccgcatgaacgcgcatgccatctcctcaatacggccCGCATCATTCTCCCAGGCGGGATAGAGTTCAACCCCGAATTTTCATCATCTGAAGAGTCTCCATAGTAGGGTAACAAATAAttgatattgaagacatccGCCGTTCGGATATGGCTAGGGAGTTGAAGTCGGTAGGCATTGgaattaatcttctcaataatctcgACAGGCCCAATTTTTTTTGCCTTGAGCTTATTATTCTCCCCAACAGAAAAGCGTTCTTTAGATAACACAGCCCACACAAAGTCATCCACCTCGAACTCATTATGGCGGCGGTGTTGGTCAGCATGCCTCTTGTAACGTGCATTTGAGGAGGTTAAATTGTCAAAGACagtcttgtgaatgtcttgtaacCCTGTGACAAAATCAGCAGCCTTTCCATGGACTTTAGTCTTTGCCGGGAAGGGAAGGAGGTCAAGTGGTCCACGTGGAAGTGCCGAATACACCACCTGAAATGGGCTGAACCCTGTACTCTTGTtggtagcatggttgtgagcgAACTCTGTTTGATTCAACTTCATCGTTTGCTGGGTACTAGCACCAACTTTACGCCTCCGTAGGTGAAACTGTAGGAGTTCGCTCGCCCATCATGGAAAACCCTCCGATCATACTGCCAGGGTCTTCCTAATAATAGATGGCACGCATCCATGGGCACGACATCACACCATGCTTCATCCCTGTACTTTGCGCCGATGGAGAACGTAACCAAAGCTCGTTTGGATACTGTCAACTATCCTCCTCTCTTTAGCCATGCTAATTTGTACGGTGCAGGATGTTGTTAAGTGGAAATCCGGAGCTTCTGCACAGTTTTTTCAGATATGATGTTCTCACAGCTACCTCCATTAATTACGAACCGACATACCTTACCAAGAATAGTACAGGAGGAGTGGAAGATATTAGTTCGCAACACTGCGTCTTCCGTAGCTCGAGGCGTCAAGCAAGATCTGCGCACCACTAGAGCCGTCCCCACATCTCCCTCAACTATCTCTTCATCGAGGTCACCCTCATTATACAGTGGTGGAAGTATTTCGGTtgtgtcttcttcctcctccgcCAACATAACTCGTTTGCCCCCTTTCCGACAAATCGGCTTGCGTGACCTCTCtccacaatcaagcattgtatATTGTTGTTGCCGCCTCCTCGACGTAAGTGGCATCCGTCCGGTCGAGCGGTGGGAGCCGCTCCCCGAGTCACACCACTCGCGCTAATGCCGATCTGTCTGCTACCGCTGGGAGCCCCACCCGAGCTCATAGAGGATGATCGCCGCTGCTCGCCGCTCAATAATTAGTGCTTGCTGATGGGCCGCCGAGATGGAGATTGGATCGAACAGGTTGACTGTCTCCTGGATCTGAGTACGCAAGCCACCAATAAGCGGAGGAGTTCCTTGATTGGCTTACCACGGCCGAGGAAGTCTTGGAGTTCAAAGGAGTCCCGGAGGACAAAAGAGTTGGCTAGTGGCAACACGATTGCGTGGGCATGCAACCGCATGGTGGCAACAACTGAAACTCAACCGTAGTAGGTTGGGAAAAGACAAGATCAAttcttgggagaagatgaagaaacacatgCGCTCCAGCTTCTTACCCCACATTTATCAGCGCATAATCTTCAGCTGATTGCACAATCTTCGC
Proteins encoded in this window:
- the LOC120255379 gene encoding alpha-terpineol synthase, chloroplastic-like isoform X1, yielding MKDDHFMDKKFTSRFEKLKDATKHLLHENKDIIHQLKFIDTLRQLGVAYHFEKEIKEAIGTINSSVNINFIKNDLFATSLFFRLVREYGYKVSEGVFDRFKSENGNFQLSLCNDIEGMLSLYEASHLVKEGEDTLEEASVFTIKHLKTIIKEQDIDPILKERVQHALEMPMHWRMPRLHTHWFIGMCEKEDKMNINLLEFAKLDFNMVQSTYKRELKQCSRWWADLGLVDKDLSFSRDRLVENYLYAMGFASEPKFSFYRMILTQVHCLITTIDDIFDVYGTLDELELFTAAVDRWDVNDIDHLPKYMKICFLGLFNSTNETAYEVLKMKNVNCIPYLKKSWVELCKAYIVEAKWAHNDYTPKIKEYLKNAWISIGAAPAIVYSFFCASETISNEALENLENYPTIMRQSFLILRLFNDLGTSIEEVKRGDVKKFIQCYMHENGVSEMIAREYLQDLIRETWKELNTSHFTINSPYEGSFTNLAIDIARMSHYFFDYGDGFGKPNHENKDRFFSLMVEPISLS
- the LOC120255379 gene encoding alpha-terpineol synthase, chloroplastic-like isoform X2, with translation MKDDHFMDKKFTSRFEKLKDATKHLLHENKDIIHQLKFIDTLRQLGVAYHFEKEIKEAIGTINSSVNINFIKNDLFATSLFFRLVREYGYKVSEGVFDRFKSENGNFQLSLCNDIEGMLSLYEASHLVKEGEDTLEEASVFTIKHLKTIIKEQDIDPILKERVQHALEMPMHWRMPRLHTHWFIGMCEKEDKMNINLLEFAKLDFNMVQSTYKRELKQCSRWWADLGLVDKDLSFSRDRLVENYLYAMGFASEPKFSFYRMILTQVHCLITTIDDIFDVYGTLDELELFTAAVDRWDVNDIDHLPKYMKICFLGLFNSTNETAYEVLKMKNVNCIPYLKKSWVELCKAYIVEAKWAHNDYTPKIKEYLKNAWISIGRGKER